One window from the genome of Eucalyptus grandis isolate ANBG69807.140 chromosome 7, ASM1654582v1, whole genome shotgun sequence encodes:
- the LOC104455476 gene encoding putative aminoacrylate hydrolase RutD, whose product MAKMDDAVHNQAERESERMVNTFKIYKPLLRATMKLAGVRPQKIEVEPGTVMNIWAPTRSKKNANNGKKPAVVFLHGFVGDGILTWQFQVLALARDYAVYVPDLLFFGGSSTGDGRRTVGFQAECLAKGLAKLGVQQCTLVGFSYGAVVAFRLAELQPELVESVVATCSVPVLTESLSRECLERLGFPTWSELLLPDSASALKKLLEICSFHFPRLPKCVFKHALEVLFDCRKERAELLEALVIPDKDFAFPHYSQKVHLVMGENDRIFPAEVAKSVKENLGDSATLVCIEKAGHMVALERPFVYNKCLKKILASIYKAGHTK is encoded by the exons ATGGCGAAGATGGACGACGCCGTGCATAATCaggctgagagagagagtgagagaatgGTGAACACTTTCAAGATTTACAAACCCTTGTTGCGAGCGACCATGAAGCTCGCCGGCGTGAGACCTCAAAAGATCGAGGTCGAACCGGGGACTGTCATGAACATCTGGGCTCCGACCCGATCCAAGAAGAATGCCAACAACGGTAAAAAACCTGCCGTCGTCTTCCTCCACGGCTTCGTGGGCGACGGCATCCTGACGTGGCAGTTCCAAGTCCTCGCTCTTGCGAGGGACTATGCGGTCTACGTGCCGGACCTCCTCTTCTTTGGCGGTTCCTCTACCGGCGACGGCCGCCGGACTGTGGGATTCCAGGCGGAGTGCCTGGCAAAGGGGCTAGCAAAGCTGGGAGTGCAGCAGTGCACATTGGTCGGGTTCAGCTACGGCGCGGTGGTGGCGTTCAGGTTGGCCGAGTTGCAGCCTGAGCTGGTCGAGTCGGTGGTGGCGACGTGCTCTGTCCCAGTGCTGACGGAGTCGCTGAGCCGAGAGTGCTTAGAGAGGTTGGGATTTCCGACGTGGTCGGAATTGCTGTTGCCTGATTCGGCGAGTGCACTGAAGAAGTTGCTTGAAATTTGCAGCTTCCACTTCCCTAGACTCCCCAAATGCGTTTTCAAGCACGCTCTAGAG GTTTTGTTTGACTGCAGAAAAGAGAGAGCCGAATTGCTGGAGGCTTTGGTCATTCCAGACAAGGATTTCGCTTTCCCGCATTACTCTCAG AAGGTGCATCTGGTTATGGGCGAGAATGACAGGATCTTCCCTGCTGAAGTAGCTAAATCAGTGAAAGA AAATTTGGGAGATAGTGCGACACTGGTATGCATTGAGAAAGCAGGCCATATGGTTGCATTGGAGAGACCTTTCGTCTACAATAAATGTTTGAAGAAAATTCTGGCCTCTATTTACAAAGCTGGACATACAAAATAA